From the genome of Firmicutes bacterium CAG:345:
TCAATAAATATTCTAAAAATTTAATGGTTGAAGTTTTGCCATTGCTACCGGTAACTCCAATTATATGCACTTTGCCTTTTGCTAGTTTCAACGCCATATTTAATTCTGAATCAATTGATGTAGCAACTTTTTTTATCAAGCTCAAGTTTTTTCTATTTTGACATAGACCTGGAGCAATAAACGCCTTATCAAAAAAAGGTAATTCTTTTTCTAATCTTGCAAAATTATAATCCGCTTGCTCTTTATCATCATAAGTATATATTTCATTTTTCTCACCATTTATGCTTTTTAAAATAGCATTATTCGATTTTCCTAATCCGCAAATAAGATATTTCATAAATTAATCTCCATTATCAATACAATTAGACTTATAACGCTTTGAATAAAATAGTATGAGAAAACTATTTTATATTCTGGTATTCCTTTTAGTTCAAAATGATGATGAAGGGGTGCCATCAAGAATATTCTTTTGCGAGTTCTTTTATAATAAAACACTTGAATTATGACACTCAAAGTTTCAAAAATATAAATTAAAGCGATAAACGGCAACAATATTAATTTGTCTAAATATATTAGACTATAAGCAAGAACAGCACCCAAAAATAGACTTCCAGAATCTCCCATAAAAATTTTTGAAGGGCAAGAATTCAAAAGCAAAAAGCCAATTACTGCTCCGATAATCAAAAGCAATAAAAGACCTAAATCACTTTCTCCTTGTTGAAAAGCTAATACTAATACAGGTAATAAAGCTAAAATAAAAACTCCTCCATCTAGCCCATCAAGACCATCTAATAAATTGCTGCTATTAGCACTGGCAATTACGCCAAACATCGCA
Proteins encoded in this window:
- a CDS encoding phospho-N-acetylmuramoyl-pentapeptide-transferase (product inferred by homology to UniProt); this encodes MSVEIERVLFLIASFLASLCLSLFFCWGLIQLQKRKKIEQPIHKLGVKSHFLKTGTPTMGGIGIIFSIFLIYILLDWKSLKNYRLLAMVIGILSFSIIGIIDDLLKVIKKNEKGLSAWLRIFLEIEVIIITFIIAGYDDSSTWYLNLYPFNNNLGNNIFFLLIAMFGVIASANSSNLLDGLDGLDGGVFILALLPVLVLAFQQGESDLGLLLLLIIGAVIGFLLLNSCPSKIFMGDSGSLFLGAVLAYSLIYLDKLILLPFIALIYIFETLSVIIQVFYYKRTRKRIFLMAPLHHHFELKGIPEYKIVFSYYFIQSVISLIVLIMEINL